Proteins found in one Methanospirillum hungatei JF-1 genomic segment:
- a CDS encoding class I SAM-dependent methyltransferase — protein MAHSVCPAERAWMLDNPLRSLLIRPNRLLRSHVRPGMTVLDVGCGPGFFTGVMAGLVGPEGTVIAADLQPEMLDLTKEKMIRKGLIDRVILHKTASETLHLNESGFVDFAIGFHMVHEVPSPRTLFAEVFDCLKPGGIFLVSEPKGHVKTEEFSQEMMEAQAAGFLIMREQHSLFEHQVLLKKP, from the coding sequence ATGGCTCATTCAGTGTGTCCGGCAGAACGTGCCTGGATGCTTGACAATCCACTGAGATCGCTTCTCATAAGACCGAACCGGCTGCTCAGGTCCCATGTCAGACCAGGGATGACGGTCCTTGATGTCGGATGTGGTCCGGGGTTTTTTACCGGTGTCATGGCCGGACTTGTTGGACCGGAGGGGACGGTCATTGCTGCAGATCTTCAACCTGAAATGCTGGATCTGACGAAGGAAAAGATGATTCGAAAGGGGCTTATTGACCGGGTGATCCTGCATAAGACGGCATCAGAAACGCTTCATCTCAATGAGTCCGGATTCGTTGACTTTGCAATTGGCTTTCACATGGTCCACGAAGTCCCCTCTCCCCGAACATTGTTTGCAGAGGTGTTTGATTGTCTAAAACCGGGCGGTATCTTTCTGGTGAGTGAACCGAAAGGGCATGTCAAAACGGAGGAGTTCAGCCAGGAGATGATGGAGGCACAGGCTGCCGGGTTTCTGATTATGAGAGAGCAACACAGCCTGTTTGAACATCAGGTTCTATTGAAAAAGCCATGA
- a CDS encoding AAA domain-containing protein → MTKYNLSPSLIARYYYFGCDRHLRYNASPVEERTRIHIPESKFQQSLALAAILQSGFEWEEEVITNRITGKIHIADRDGPLHKRTHTLDETLSILKTMKPGEYLYQPTIVMPQSLIKELGIDTEKFAFPPCRPDLLFMAEIDGKPTLQVIDVKASDALKQSHQIQIALYALILEAIAEKEHLPFTVDLTRGFVWLYNTDAPEIFELSHSLSIVREFLRFNLETIFTDDIESVFWHLNFRCEWCEFYENCREEAERTHSVSLIPYLSTPARMYLREAEWGGEPINTIPELREFLKDPASEDILNSCGSLRNNRKRLMHTVKSLEEGALVSHGGSTIALPVSEGIRFFLTLQEDPVSGRLAVLGYRWTAYDKEVLGNNVGTFVSIARNADDCLHAQTEFLQNVFSTLKQVADYNYGKEWARQVSVQVYVFDGFELTLFNRLLFDSLKVPDLAPLALHLLFHFQETVLSTADKQPANEVVYPIIVLSKVIRELLAVPVHITYRLPDILKNLPSPGFDFQITPSKFFWFNLSNIMKSDPLFKYWKTGDEKDRDAIRNEVNRRLTGTGSILGGIRDQVKDRLFAYPQRFSFPSQANFRNTELSQIGFIVRYESFMGAMAIREERCLPMSERIEHGSAIPLTYRYETMDGAHVFELDSPLDEGLFESNSYSFRAILTDTSEEGNIQQMKMNDYQSRNRPYLPNHLPALMSASDVSPFTVDDEGNIREIIMNIAYKSCHTPFEDGEKAILHPRFMDYNSDKIFKQLIEIDQKEDSLFLQLLRDPAGFSSPLSPDAKITSKALEYIRSADFMPSKEKAFDTVLTRRMTLIWGPPGTGKTHFLAKSVVALLQAYKSAGKRFRILVTAFTHTAIENLLWEIRDNLTDAGLSDDVLLGKLDRLTEQSQDGFDLIDSQGLAASSSTEPYLILGGTVYAIKKYETNLGQFDMLVVDETSQMKFGEFSLVIGILKTDGRLVLAGDDMQLPPLIQGEYPEPDDGLPGLYDSVFSYLRYRDSGNVYTCQLLENFRMNTTLSRFPAETLYGNGYIPATAKIAGRKLLITDPCDAADDEGSEFLKWALDPDYPLVLCIVDNVRATVDNMVEADLTARLACYLKKCMINHKTNETFPDTLKGHKQFWGSGLFIVCPHHAQIRLIRKLLNKSMTWHHPPFVDTVDKMQGQESQAVIASYGVSDIETAMSEANFIYSLNRLNVTVTRAKTKCILFISRPLLDQSYELLKNKYAMAGLNHMFNLRRFCERNGDERVFPALFAEGGEKAEITVYRGRV, encoded by the coding sequence ATGACTAAGTATAATTTATCCCCATCACTCATCGCCCGATACTACTACTTCGGCTGTGATCGCCATCTCCGGTACAACGCCTCACCAGTCGAAGAACGAACACGGATACACATCCCCGAATCCAAATTCCAGCAAAGCCTTGCCCTTGCCGCCATACTCCAGTCAGGATTTGAATGGGAAGAAGAGGTCATCACAAACCGGATCACCGGGAAGATCCACATCGCAGACCGGGACGGACCACTCCATAAACGGACCCATACCCTCGATGAAACCCTGTCAATTCTCAAAACGATGAAACCGGGAGAGTATCTCTACCAGCCGACCATCGTCATGCCACAGTCACTCATCAAAGAACTTGGCATCGATACAGAGAAGTTCGCATTCCCCCCATGCAGGCCCGATCTCCTCTTCATGGCAGAGATAGACGGAAAACCCACCCTCCAGGTCATTGACGTAAAGGCCAGCGATGCATTGAAACAGAGCCACCAGATCCAGATCGCCCTCTATGCCCTCATCCTTGAGGCCATCGCAGAAAAGGAGCACCTCCCCTTCACCGTCGATCTCACCCGGGGATTTGTCTGGCTCTACAACACCGATGCACCGGAGATCTTTGAATTATCCCACTCGCTCAGCATCGTCCGTGAATTTCTCCGGTTTAACCTTGAAACAATCTTCACCGATGACATCGAATCCGTCTTCTGGCACCTCAACTTCCGGTGTGAATGGTGTGAGTTCTACGAAAACTGCCGGGAAGAAGCAGAACGGACACACTCCGTCTCCCTCATCCCGTACCTCTCCACCCCGGCCAGGATGTACCTCAGGGAGGCTGAATGGGGCGGAGAACCCATCAACACCATCCCCGAACTCCGGGAGTTCCTGAAAGACCCCGCATCGGAAGACATCTTAAACAGCTGTGGCTCCCTTCGCAATAACCGAAAGCGGCTCATGCATACCGTCAAGTCACTTGAAGAAGGAGCACTCGTATCCCATGGGGGATCGACCATCGCTCTCCCGGTCAGTGAGGGGATCCGGTTCTTCCTCACCTTACAGGAGGACCCGGTGTCGGGAAGGCTGGCCGTGCTGGGATACCGGTGGACGGCATATGATAAAGAGGTCCTGGGAAACAATGTCGGAACCTTCGTCAGTATCGCCAGGAACGCAGACGACTGCCTCCATGCACAGACAGAGTTCCTTCAGAATGTATTCTCTACCCTGAAACAGGTAGCGGATTACAATTACGGAAAAGAGTGGGCCAGGCAGGTCAGTGTGCAGGTGTATGTCTTTGACGGATTTGAACTCACCCTCTTTAACCGGCTCCTCTTCGACAGCCTGAAAGTCCCTGACCTCGCACCACTGGCATTACACCTCCTCTTCCATTTCCAGGAGACCGTATTATCCACCGCAGATAAACAACCGGCCAACGAGGTGGTATACCCGATAATTGTCCTCTCAAAGGTCATCCGCGAACTCCTGGCAGTACCGGTCCATATCACCTACAGACTCCCGGACATCCTCAAAAATCTCCCCTCACCCGGATTTGACTTTCAAATCACTCCAAGTAAATTCTTCTGGTTCAACCTCAGCAACATCATGAAGAGCGATCCCCTCTTCAAATACTGGAAGACCGGGGATGAGAAGGATAGAGACGCCATCCGCAACGAAGTGAACCGGAGACTGACCGGAACGGGTTCCATCCTGGGAGGGATCCGGGACCAGGTGAAAGACCGGCTCTTTGCCTATCCACAGCGATTCAGTTTCCCGTCACAGGCAAACTTCCGCAACACAGAACTCTCACAGATCGGGTTCATCGTCAGGTATGAATCATTCATGGGAGCCATGGCCATCAGGGAAGAACGGTGCCTCCCCATGAGTGAACGGATCGAGCATGGGAGTGCAATCCCGCTCACCTACCGGTATGAGACGATGGACGGAGCACATGTCTTTGAACTGGACTCCCCCCTTGATGAAGGATTATTCGAGAGCAACAGTTATTCCTTCCGGGCAATCCTCACCGATACCAGTGAAGAAGGGAATATTCAACAGATGAAGATGAACGATTACCAAAGCCGGAATCGCCCCTATCTCCCAAACCATCTGCCGGCACTCATGTCAGCAAGCGACGTATCCCCCTTTACCGTCGATGATGAGGGAAATATCCGTGAGATAATCATGAACATCGCGTATAAATCCTGCCATACGCCCTTTGAAGATGGGGAGAAAGCAATCCTCCATCCCCGGTTCATGGATTACAACTCCGATAAGATCTTCAAACAACTCATCGAGATAGATCAAAAGGAGGATTCACTCTTTCTCCAGCTCCTCAGGGACCCGGCCGGGTTCTCATCCCCTCTATCCCCCGATGCGAAGATCACATCAAAAGCCCTCGAATATATCAGATCAGCGGATTTCATGCCAAGTAAGGAGAAGGCGTTCGACACCGTCCTCACCCGGAGAATGACCCTCATCTGGGGACCGCCTGGGACCGGCAAGACCCATTTCCTCGCAAAGTCCGTCGTTGCTCTCCTTCAGGCATACAAAAGTGCCGGGAAACGATTCCGGATCCTGGTCACCGCATTCACCCACACCGCGATTGAAAACCTGCTCTGGGAAATACGCGACAACCTCACCGATGCCGGCCTCAGCGATGACGTACTCCTTGGGAAACTGGACCGGCTGACTGAACAGAGTCAGGACGGGTTTGATCTCATCGACAGTCAGGGACTTGCAGCATCAAGCTCCACCGAGCCATACCTCATCCTTGGAGGTACGGTATATGCCATCAAGAAATATGAGACCAACCTTGGACAGTTTGACATGCTGGTCGTCGATGAGACAAGTCAGATGAAGTTCGGTGAGTTCTCACTGGTCATCGGTATCCTCAAAACCGATGGCAGGCTGGTTCTTGCCGGTGACGATATGCAGTTACCCCCGTTGATTCAGGGTGAGTACCCCGAGCCGGATGACGGACTCCCCGGCCTGTATGACTCCGTCTTCTCCTATCTCCGGTACCGGGATAGCGGGAATGTCTATACCTGCCAGCTCCTCGAAAACTTCCGGATGAACACAACCCTCTCCCGCTTCCCGGCTGAAACCCTCTATGGAAATGGATACATCCCGGCAACCGCGAAGATTGCAGGGAGGAAGTTACTCATCACCGACCCATGTGACGCAGCGGATGATGAGGGATCAGAATTCCTGAAATGGGCCCTGGACCCGGACTATCCCCTCGTCCTCTGCATCGTTGATAATGTCCGTGCAACGGTGGATAACATGGTCGAGGCAGACCTCACCGCACGACTCGCCTGTTATTTGAAAAAGTGCATGATTAATCACAAAACCAATGAGACCTTCCCGGATACGTTAAAAGGGCATAAACAGTTCTGGGGAAGCGGGCTTTTTATCGTCTGTCCCCATCATGCACAGATCCGGCTTATCAGAAAACTCCTGAATAAATCAATGACCTGGCATCATCCACCCTTTGTTGATACCGTGGATAAGATGCAGGGCCAGGAGAGTCAGGCAGTGATCGCAAGTTACGGAGTGTCGGATATCGAAACCGCAATGTCAGAAGCGAACTTCATCTACTCGTTAAACCGGTTGAATGTAACCGTGACCAGGGCGAAGACGAAATGTATCCTCTTCATCTCACGGCCACTCCTGGATCAGTCATATGAACTCCTGAAAAATAAGTATGCAATGGCCGGGCTGAATCATATGTTCAATCTCCGACGGTTTTGTGAACGGAACGGGGATGAGAGAGTCTTCCCGGCCCTGTTTGCAGAAGGCGGAGAGAAGGCAGAGATCACGGTGTATAGAGGAAGGGTGTAG
- a CDS encoding PP2C family protein-serine/threonine phosphatase encodes MNKTKQRVEAFFFTNKGGVRSNNEDGLVIPGTLISDLSMKIPESYSGEVMNALFCVADGIGGEQKGEVAAQLVLTYLQDHFTEITDEESFNSVVYAAKEQLEAYVEKNPEASNLGCTLAGVIIQEEKAHVFNIGDCRVYRINGKFFERITKDHSVVQHLLEEGVITEDEMRYHPRKNIVTSSISGDGIKDSVHIWFKTIGLRDQDQFFICSDGIWECFSQDELEMILQKHPGYAFLDKVLVASLARQSQDNVTAILLSTSLS; translated from the coding sequence ATGAATAAAACGAAACAACGGGTTGAAGCATTCTTTTTCACCAACAAAGGCGGGGTCAGATCCAATAACGAAGACGGACTGGTCATTCCGGGAACACTGATATCAGATCTCTCCATGAAAATCCCCGAGTCTTACAGCGGAGAGGTCATGAATGCCTTATTCTGTGTTGCAGACGGGATTGGTGGAGAACAGAAAGGAGAGGTGGCAGCCCAGCTGGTTTTAACCTACCTTCAGGATCACTTTACCGAGATAACCGATGAAGAGAGTTTTAACTCGGTTGTCTATGCTGCAAAAGAACAGCTGGAGGCGTATGTTGAGAAAAATCCTGAAGCATCAAATCTCGGCTGTACCCTTGCCGGAGTCATCATCCAGGAAGAAAAAGCCCATGTATTCAACATTGGAGACTGCCGGGTCTACCGGATAAACGGGAAATTCTTCGAACGGATAACCAAAGATCACTCCGTCGTCCAGCACCTTCTTGAAGAGGGAGTAATCACTGAGGATGAGATGAGGTATCACCCACGGAAAAATATTGTCACCTCATCCATATCCGGTGACGGGATAAAGGACTCAGTTCATATCTGGTTCAAGACCATCGGCCTTCGTGACCAGGATCAGTTCTTCATCTGCTCTGATGGGATTTGGGAATGTTTCTCACAGGATGAACTGGAGATGATCCTTCAGAAACATCCGGGGTATGCCTTCCTCGATAAAGTGCTCGTCGCGTCCCTGGCACGTCAGTCACAGGATAATGTAACGGCAATTCTTCTCTCAACCAGTCTGTCATAA
- a CDS encoding HD domain-containing protein: protein MKNFVKQALDEPGSHGFDHTLRVVSLCHIIGKAEQAEMDILIPAAIFHDIARPLEKKGIPHEVKGAEMAEEYLTGISYGEERISRIVHAIKAHRFSTAPVPETLEAKILSDADKLDAMGAVGIARTFISAGEHGGDIRDGLDHMHEKLLRLSDVIYTRTGKEMAERRHRFLVAFVQALEDEREMEKRVGLDY, encoded by the coding sequence ATGAAAAATTTCGTTAAGCAAGCCCTTGATGAGCCGGGATCCCATGGGTTTGACCATACCCTCCGGGTGGTATCCCTGTGTCACATAATCGGAAAAGCGGAGCAGGCAGAGATGGATATCCTGATTCCCGCTGCGATATTTCATGACATTGCCCGGCCACTGGAGAAGAAAGGGATTCCCCATGAAGTGAAAGGGGCAGAGATGGCTGAGGAGTACCTGACCGGAATATCATATGGAGAGGAGCGGATCTCCCGAATTGTCCATGCTATCAAAGCCCACCGGTTCAGCACTGCTCCTGTTCCGGAGACATTGGAGGCAAAGATCCTCTCTGACGCAGATAAACTGGATGCCATGGGGGCCGTGGGGATTGCCCGGACGTTTATTTCAGCCGGGGAACATGGTGGGGATATAAGGGACGGGCTTGATCATATGCATGAGAAATTGCTCCGGTTGTCGGATGTGATCTACACCCGGACCGGGAAGGAGATGGCTGAACGGAGGCATAGATTCTTAGTGGCATTTGTTCAGGCACTGGAAGACGAGAGGGAGATGGAGAAAAGGGTCGGGTTAGATTATTAA
- a CDS encoding nucleotidyltransferase domain-containing protein — protein sequence MDIPRKYGVKRIGLFGSYARGEEHPGSDIDILMELII from the coding sequence ATCGATATTCCAAGAAAATATGGGGTAAAGAGGATAGGTCTCTTTGGTTCATATGCCCGGGGTGAGGAACATCCTGGGAGTGACATCGATATTCTGATGGAATTAATAATCTAA
- a CDS encoding AlbA family DNA-binding domain-containing protein, translating to MTSPQCSSNLEESETIELKTGLSELEDAIIDICALLNHRGGAVYFGVRPNGEIAGLTITDTTFRKVNQKIRARIKPEISLSLTSESYHGKSFLIVTVPEGTNKPYFADGQPYVRSGTESIRMPVDELKPSSDRRMNITGIICPVQERPSQILIPNLFPDFFRFYRRGEEQRLTLQFPLKMHWSDYSLSLREDLPIPQFYCLVKPLSVLFNKVRSEQDDLRDVI from the coding sequence ATGACATCACCCCAATGTAGTAGTAATTTAGAAGAGTCAGAAACCATTGAACTAAAAACCGGGTTATCTGAACTCGAAGATGCAATCATAGACATTTGTGCCTTACTCAACCACCGTGGGGGAGCAGTATACTTCGGAGTCAGACCGAATGGTGAAATCGCTGGTCTTACTATCACAGATACCACATTTAGAAAAGTTAACCAAAAAATTCGTGCCAGAATAAAACCAGAAATATCGTTATCCCTTACTTCAGAATCATATCATGGAAAATCATTTCTTATAGTGACAGTACCTGAAGGAACTAATAAGCCGTATTTCGCTGACGGACAGCCATATGTTCGTTCAGGAACGGAAAGCATCAGAATGCCTGTTGATGAACTCAAACCATCATCAGACAGGAGGATGAATATCACTGGGATAATCTGCCCTGTTCAGGAGCGACCTTCGCAGATATTGATCCCAAATCTGTTTCCAGATTTCTTCAGGTTTTACAGGAGGGGAGAAGAACAGCGATTGACACTACAATTTCCTCTGAAAATGCATTGGAGCGATTACAGCTTATCTCTCAGGGAAGACCTACCAATACCGCAATTTTACTGTTTGGTGAAACCCCTCAGCGTTTTATTCAACAAAGTGAGGTCAGAGCAGGACGATTTAAGGGATGTGATATGA
- a CDS encoding tetratricopeptide repeat protein, producing MEQETQIQRGIRLAREGKMEEARAVFRDVIDDVPDDASVWCNYATTYLNEEDYVAALPYFEKAIELDPAFHGPYLSAGICLTALGFHEDALRLYDRALQVIPDNHEIWYNKAYTLMELGRVPEAIAGFDHVLKLHPLDAGAYINRRELLKSCTFKGQCVVYTCEEGQMTRVTAYVYSHEGLCFMTFVVDEVDDEDLVEYDPDEVEMYDGPDDDGEVEGIEKDDPRYETRSLVYFTPDGVMAHGQLEHSPEFPAYAENYEVGGYEVLCPDNIWCEVLCRSGHRYLLCQSIDFVYAHDPDTLEVLDVFRFGVKWDDPAYEDGWDDGDREDCQRAWRWWEGRLG from the coding sequence ATGGAACAGGAAACACAGATACAACGAGGGATCCGGCTTGCCAGGGAAGGGAAGATGGAGGAGGCAAGAGCCGTGTTCAGAGATGTCATCGATGATGTACCGGATGATGCATCGGTATGGTGTAACTATGCAACGACCTATCTCAATGAAGAAGATTATGTGGCAGCACTCCCGTATTTCGAGAAAGCGATAGAGCTGGATCCGGCCTTTCATGGTCCGTACCTCTCCGCCGGGATCTGTCTTACTGCTCTTGGGTTTCATGAGGATGCACTCCGGTTATATGACCGGGCACTGCAGGTTATTCCGGATAATCATGAGATATGGTATAACAAGGCCTACACGCTGATGGAATTGGGGAGGGTTCCTGAAGCGATTGCCGGGTTTGATCATGTATTGAAACTTCATCCCCTGGATGCCGGTGCGTATATCAATCGGCGTGAACTGCTGAAGTCATGTACGTTCAAAGGTCAGTGTGTTGTCTATACCTGTGAAGAAGGGCAGATGACCCGGGTGACGGCGTATGTGTATTCCCATGAGGGGCTGTGCTTTATGACGTTTGTCGTGGATGAGGTGGATGATGAGGACCTGGTGGAGTATGATCCGGATGAGGTTGAGATGTATGACGGGCCGGATGATGATGGGGAGGTTGAGGGTATAGAGAAGGATGATCCCCGGTATGAGACCAGGAGTCTTGTGTACTTTACCCCTGACGGGGTGATGGCCCATGGACAGCTCGAGCATTCACCGGAGTTTCCGGCCTATGCAGAGAATTATGAGGTGGGTGGATATGAGGTCCTTTGTCCGGATAATATCTGGTGTGAGGTTCTGTGCCGGAGTGGACATCGATATCTGCTTTGTCAGAGTATTGATTTCGTATATGCCCATGACCCGGATACTCTGGAGGTCCTGGATGTTTTCCGGTTTGGGGTGAAATGGGATGATCCGGCGTATGAGGATGGCTGGGATGACGGGGATAGGGAGGATTGCCAGAGGGCCTGGAGGTGGTGGGAGGGGAGATTGGGATAG
- a CDS encoding ATP-binding protein: MSQGFLDMAEPIQGTLLEQITASENFIRKHINRKVTVGPDSFKRVEEWDYPLEALREAVTNALCHRDYSSSANVQIRIFDDRIEIWNPGTLPPGVTVESLKGEHLSRPKNKNIARLLYLAKMIEQWGTGTSTMVSTCLKYGLEEPEFIDSGIDFRVIIRKSDDSSISAVLSLLNNRQKAAFHYLLEENSHLNSTEYASLFTCTDRTARNDLKKMIEMGVLLRTGESKRTQYSLPDHFRIISGNFRKFPKTDG, from the coding sequence ATGAGTCAGGGGTTCCTTGACATGGCTGAACCAATTCAGGGAACACTTCTTGAACAGATAACAGCCTCTGAAAACTTTATCCGGAAGCATATCAACAGGAAAGTCACAGTCGGACCTGATTCTTTTAAACGTGTTGAAGAGTGGGATTATCCTCTTGAAGCTCTTCGCGAAGCGGTAACGAATGCCCTTTGTCACCGTGATTATAGTTCATCTGCTAACGTACAAATCCGTATTTTTGATGATCGGATTGAAATTTGGAATCCGGGCACATTGCCTCCAGGAGTTACTGTCGAATCACTCAAAGGAGAACATTTGTCACGTCCAAAAAATAAAAATATCGCTCGGTTATTATACCTGGCGAAAATGATTGAGCAATGGGGAACAGGTACTTCCACCATGGTTTCAACGTGTTTGAAATATGGACTTGAAGAACCCGAATTTATCGATTCAGGCATTGATTTCAGGGTGATAATCAGGAAAAGTGATGATTCATCCATATCAGCGGTATTATCTTTATTGAATAATCGCCAGAAAGCAGCATTCCATTATCTTCTGGAGGAAAATTCACATCTGAATTCAACCGAATACGCTTCATTATTTACATGTACCGATAGAACTGCCAGAAACGATTTAAAGAAAATGATTGAAATGGGAGTATTACTAAGAACTGGAGAGAGTAAACGTACACAATATTCACTTCCGGATCATTTCCGGATCATTTCCGGAAATTTCCGGAAATTTCCAAAGACCGACGGGTGA